Proteins from a genomic interval of Loxodonta africana isolate mLoxAfr1 chromosome 25, mLoxAfr1.hap2, whole genome shotgun sequence:
- the C25H1orf131 gene encoding uncharacterized protein C1orf131 homolog, with product MAREEELTSRAPASSQTLLDTLLQNLYDLGERKDETKQRRIKNKRESKKRDLSTTPVLAAGPALPLDSLGRGQRKSASSFFKELREELHCSSAVTPTPFPSEPEVLAAKSPSPLKNNRELVEVIEFHSRHQKRKLKPAQDENPKTKTSVLEKDVDIQEFNLEKARLEVHRFGITGYGKGKERILEQERAIMLGAKPPKNSYVNYKVLQEQIKEKKAAKEEEKRMAQDTDIFKKKKRKGQEDRKSQKKKSAPSILSSGRVGQVGKFKNGTLILSPVDIKKINSSRVAK from the exons ATGGCGCGGGAGGAGGAGCTGACATCTCGCGCGCCTGCCAGCTCTCAGACGCTGCTGGACACTCTGCTCCAGAACCTCTACGACCTTG ggGAGAGGAAAGATGAAACAAAACAGAGACGGatcaaaaacaaaagggaaagcaAGAAGAGAGATTTGAGCACCACACCAGTGTTGGCAGCGGGACCAGCTCTTCCACTCGATTCTCTTGGAAGAGGCCAAAGGAAAAGTGCTTCCAGCTTCTTCAAGGAACTCAGGGAAGAGCTGCATTGTTCTTCTGCTGTGACTCCCACACCTTTCCCTTCAGAACCAGAAGTCCTTGCTGCAAAATCTCCGTCTCCCCTGAAGAACAACAGGGAGCTAGTAGAAGTGATAGAATTTCACAGCagacaccaaaaaagaaaactgaagcctGCCCAAGATGAGAACCCAAAG actaaaACCAGTGTCCTTGAGAAAGATGTGGATATACAAGAATTTAACTTAGAAAAG GCTCGTTTGGAAGTGCACCGATTTGGAATCACGGGTtatggaaaaggaaaggaaaggattcTGGAACAGGAGCGTGCTATTATGCTGGGTGCTAAG ccTCCCAAAAATAGTTATGTTAATTACAAGGTTTTGCAGGagcaaatcaaagaaaaaaaggcagcaaaggaagaagaaaagagaatg GCCCAGGACACAGATAttttcaagaaaaagaagaggaaaggtcAGGAAGACAG GAAATCCCAAAAGAAGAAATCGGCACCCAGTATTTTGTCAAGTGGACGGGTTGGACAGGTTGGCAAATTCAAAAATGGCACATTGATTCTGAGTCCAGTTGatatcaagaaaataaattcttccAGAGTGGCTAAATGA